Proteins from a genomic interval of Hydrogenophaga sp. PAMC20947:
- a CDS encoding DUF1932 domain-containing protein, which yields MANFHLGLIGYGEVGRIFGAGLQATMDGVCAWDVKFNEEAAKADALNHARQGGVQECDNMAGLCENASLIISAVTASQTLQVATDASRHIRPGCAFLDMNSASPGTKQQAAVLIEAAGAHYLEAAVMTSVPPYGVRVPMLLGGPHAERLLPALQAIGLEARVASAQLGVASATKMCRSVMIKGMEALVIESFTAARHYGVEGAVVASLQETFPDIDWPRQGRYFFSRVAQHGRRRAEEMREAALTVKEAGFQPFMAAAIAQKHDWMAAQSEAGRFQALGPEPTWQAYADRLMAARGEAANDD from the coding sequence ATGGCCAATTTTCATCTGGGACTCATCGGATACGGCGAAGTTGGGCGAATCTTTGGAGCCGGCCTGCAGGCCACCATGGACGGGGTGTGTGCCTGGGATGTGAAGTTCAATGAAGAAGCGGCCAAGGCCGACGCACTGAACCATGCCCGGCAGGGAGGTGTTCAAGAGTGTGACAACATGGCCGGGCTTTGCGAAAACGCTTCCCTGATCATCTCCGCCGTCACCGCCTCACAGACCTTGCAAGTGGCAACGGATGCGTCCAGGCACATTCGCCCGGGTTGTGCTTTTCTGGATATGAATTCCGCTTCGCCCGGAACCAAGCAACAAGCGGCGGTTTTGATCGAAGCAGCGGGGGCGCACTACCTGGAGGCCGCGGTGATGACCTCGGTGCCCCCCTATGGTGTGCGCGTGCCCATGCTGCTGGGGGGGCCGCACGCCGAGCGGTTGCTGCCTGCGTTGCAGGCGATCGGGCTGGAGGCCCGCGTTGCCAGCGCACAGCTGGGCGTGGCCTCTGCCACCAAGATGTGCCGCAGCGTCATGATCAAGGGCATGGAGGCGCTGGTGATCGAGAGCTTCACGGCTGCGCGGCATTACGGCGTCGAAGGCGCTGTTGTGGCCAGCCTGCAGGAGACTTTCCCCGACATCGACTGGCCGCGACAGGGCCGCTATTTCTTCAGCCGTGTGGCCCAACATGGCCGGCGCCGCGCAGAGGAAATGCGTGAAGCGGCGCTGACCGTCAAGGAAGCCGGTTTTCAGCCCTTCATGGCCGCTGCCATTGCGCAGAAACACGACTGGATGGCGGCTCAATCGGAGGCTGGGCGTTTTCAGGCGCTGGGCCCGGAGCCGACCTGGCAAGCCTATGCCGACCGACTGATGGCGGCGCGCGGCGAGGCCGCCAACGACGACTGA
- a CDS encoding TRAP transporter large permease yields MSNIELAVWSFPILLFLIFIRVPIGLSMLVCGLAGAWAVYGSYMPILSQLKQVTYSTFSSYSLSVIPLFLLMGQFAALGGLSQALFKAAEAWIGHRKGGVAMAAVGACAGFGAICGSSLATAATMGQVALPELKRAGYSGGIATACLAAGGTLGILIPPSVVLVIYAILTEQNIAKLFLAAFVPGLLAAIGYMIVIALYARLKPDEVGTMAPMPMKERWAATVKVWPVLVIFISVVGGIYTGLFTPTEGAAIGAFGTGLSAWFSGGLNGKTFKGAVLGTAMATGMIFMIVLGAGVYNTFLALSQLPQEAANAVASWGVSPTVVLIAILLLYVVLGCFMDSLSMILLTIPVFFPIVTALDFGLPPEEFAIWFGILVLIVVEVGLITPPVGMNLFVINSMARDVPITQTYRAVLPFVASDVIRTVILVAFPTITLFVLRF; encoded by the coding sequence ATGAGCAACATCGAACTCGCTGTCTGGTCTTTCCCGATCCTGCTGTTTCTGATTTTCATCCGTGTACCGATTGGCTTGTCCATGCTGGTCTGTGGCCTGGCCGGCGCCTGGGCGGTGTACGGCAGCTACATGCCTATCCTCAGCCAGTTGAAACAGGTGACTTACAGCACCTTTTCCAGCTATTCGCTGTCTGTGATTCCGCTCTTCTTGCTGATGGGCCAGTTTGCGGCGCTGGGCGGTTTGTCCCAGGCCCTGTTCAAAGCCGCCGAAGCCTGGATCGGTCACCGCAAGGGTGGAGTGGCCATGGCGGCCGTGGGCGCATGCGCCGGCTTTGGTGCGATCTGCGGTTCTTCGCTGGCCACCGCTGCCACCATGGGTCAGGTGGCTTTGCCTGAGCTCAAGCGCGCGGGCTATTCGGGTGGTATTGCCACCGCTTGCCTGGCCGCAGGGGGCACGCTGGGCATCCTGATTCCACCTTCGGTGGTGCTGGTGATCTACGCGATCCTGACCGAGCAGAACATTGCCAAGCTGTTCCTGGCTGCTTTTGTACCGGGGTTGCTGGCGGCCATTGGGTACATGATTGTGATTGCGCTGTACGCGCGTCTCAAGCCCGATGAAGTGGGCACGATGGCCCCCATGCCGATGAAGGAGCGTTGGGCCGCCACCGTGAAAGTCTGGCCGGTGCTGGTGATCTTTATTTCGGTGGTGGGCGGTATCTACACCGGCCTGTTCACACCCACCGAGGGCGCGGCCATTGGCGCGTTTGGCACGGGACTGTCGGCCTGGTTCAGTGGTGGGCTCAACGGAAAAACGTTCAAGGGTGCGGTGCTGGGAACCGCCATGGCCACGGGCATGATTTTCATGATCGTGCTGGGGGCCGGTGTTTACAACACCTTTCTGGCGCTGTCGCAACTGCCGCAAGAAGCGGCCAACGCCGTGGCGTCATGGGGAGTGAGCCCCACGGTGGTGCTGATCGCCATTCTGCTGTTGTATGTGGTGTTGGGTTGTTTCATGGATTCGCTGTCCATGATCCTGCTGACCATTCCCGTGTTTTTCCCCATCGTGACCGCGCTGGATTTTGGCTTGCCTCCTGAAGAGTTTGCGATCTGGTTTGGCATCCTGGTGCTGATCGTGGTGGAGGTGGGGCTGATCACGCCACCCGTGGGCATGAACCTGTTTGTGATCAATTCCATGGCACGCGATGTGCCCATCACCCAAACCTACCGTGCGGTTTTGCCCTTTGTGGCGAGCGACGTCATTCGCACCGTTATCCTGGTGGCATTCCCGACCATCACCCTGTTTGTTTTGCGCTTTTAG
- the ehuA gene encoding ectoine/hydroxyectoine ABC transporter ATP-binding protein EhuA produces MVHFEKVTKRYGPLTVLDQLDLDVAPHEKVAIIGPSGSGKTTVLRMLMTLETIDSGLISIDGEPLTHMPQGDQLVRANSAHLRRMRGHIGMVFQHFNLFPHMTAIKNCMEAPVTVLGLSKDEAYARAADLLAQVGLADKLDHYPSQLSGGQQQRVAIARALAMRPKVMLFDEVTSALDPELCGEVLAVIRDLAAEHDLTMLMVTHQMGFAREFADRVCFFHAGRIEEQGPAQALFENPQNERTQQFLRAVMDAV; encoded by the coding sequence ATGGTGCACTTCGAAAAAGTGACCAAGCGCTACGGGCCACTGACCGTGCTCGACCAGCTGGATCTGGATGTCGCGCCCCATGAAAAGGTGGCCATCATTGGCCCGTCAGGCTCAGGCAAGACCACCGTGTTGCGGATGCTGATGACGCTGGAAACCATCGACAGCGGCCTGATCTCAATTGATGGCGAGCCACTGACCCACATGCCCCAGGGCGACCAACTGGTGCGCGCCAATTCAGCCCACCTGCGGCGCATGCGCGGCCACATTGGCATGGTTTTCCAGCATTTCAACCTGTTCCCGCACATGACGGCGATCAAGAACTGCATGGAAGCACCGGTGACGGTGCTGGGCCTGAGCAAAGACGAGGCCTATGCGCGCGCAGCCGACCTGCTGGCCCAGGTGGGCCTGGCCGACAAACTCGATCACTACCCTTCTCAACTCTCTGGCGGCCAGCAGCAGCGCGTGGCGATCGCGCGTGCATTGGCGATGCGGCCCAAAGTGATGCTGTTTGACGAGGTGACCTCTGCGCTGGACCCTGAGCTCTGCGGCGAGGTACTGGCTGTGATTCGCGACCTCGCTGCCGAGCACGATCTGACCATGCTCATGGTCACACACCAGATGGGCTTTGCGCGCGAATTCGCTGACCGCGTGTGCTTCTTCCACGCTGGTCGCATCGAGGAACAGGGTCCAGCCCAGGCCCTGTTCGAAAACCCGCAGAACGAGCGCACACAGCAGTTCCTGCGGGCCGTTATGGACGCGGTTTAA
- a CDS encoding AEC family transporter, which produces MFDILPITGPIYLCIAAGYASVRWSLFSKADMRVFGKFVIQIALPALLFNALASRPLVEVMHPAYLLTYTVGSLSVLLGAIWWSRRLNGKGLTESAYVAMGMSCSNSGYVGYPVMLLIFGPLAGVILALNLIVENLIKLPLLFTLADAGAHVGERPSPALVLRQTAERLARNPMIVAIVLGFLVSLLGWQLPSVISRTVNLFAAASGGLALFIIGGNLVDLPIRGMRRQVGAIAAGKLFLHPLAVWTAIMLLPLLGLPALQGELRAAAVLSAAMPMLGIYSLLAGRHGFEGFSAAALLVATAASFFSLSAILWLMRHSAGWLT; this is translated from the coding sequence ATGTTCGACATCCTGCCCATCACCGGCCCGATTTACCTCTGCATCGCCGCAGGCTATGCCAGCGTGCGCTGGAGCCTTTTCAGCAAGGCCGACATGCGGGTGTTTGGCAAGTTCGTGATCCAGATTGCGTTGCCTGCGCTGCTGTTCAATGCGCTCGCTTCGCGCCCGCTGGTCGAGGTGATGCACCCGGCCTATTTGCTGACCTATACCGTGGGTTCGCTCAGCGTGTTGCTGGGTGCGATCTGGTGGTCGCGCCGGCTGAACGGCAAGGGGTTGACGGAGAGTGCCTACGTCGCCATGGGCATGTCCTGTTCCAACAGCGGTTATGTGGGTTACCCGGTGATGCTGTTGATTTTCGGGCCACTGGCGGGTGTGATTCTGGCGCTTAACCTGATTGTGGAAAACCTGATCAAGCTGCCGCTGCTGTTCACGCTGGCCGACGCCGGTGCCCATGTGGGCGAACGGCCATCGCCTGCGTTGGTGTTGCGACAGACCGCAGAAAGACTTGCGCGCAACCCCATGATCGTTGCGATTGTGTTGGGTTTTCTGGTGTCGCTGCTGGGCTGGCAGCTGCCTTCAGTCATCAGCCGCACCGTGAACCTGTTTGCTGCCGCGAGTGGCGGACTGGCGCTGTTCATCATCGGGGGCAATCTGGTGGATTTGCCCATCAGGGGCATGCGCCGCCAGGTGGGTGCGATCGCCGCAGGCAAACTGTTCCTGCATCCTCTGGCGGTTTGGACGGCCATCATGCTGTTGCCTTTGCTGGGCTTGCCCGCTTTGCAGGGTGAGCTGCGCGCTGCTGCCGTGCTGTCGGCTGCCATGCCCATGCTGGGCATTTACTCGTTGCTCGCGGGTCGCCATGGTTTCGAAGGTTTCAGTGCGGCCGCCTTGCTGGTCGCAACGGCGGCCTCGTTCTTCAGCCTGAGTGCCATTCTTTGGCTCATGCGCCACAGCGCTGGCTGGCTGACCTGA